From Nicotiana tabacum cultivar K326 chromosome 20, ASM71507v2, whole genome shotgun sequence, one genomic window encodes:
- the LOC142174543 gene encoding uncharacterized protein LOC142174543, with amino-acid sequence MEFKFWKQKTSFYLTTLNLQRFINEDVPILGEETPANERFVVREAWKHSDFLCKNDILSYLEDGLYNVYSVMETSKELWNALEKKYKTEDAGLKKFVAAKFLDFKMVDNKSAITQVQELQVIVHDLLAKGQQGCRKEVSWKFNNNGCKASTSKKRKKSSGPKNYPRKKKFKGNCHSCGKVARKAAECRAPKKDKKKSQANMIEKNDEIDDLCDMLSECNLVRNPREWWIDSGATHHVCANKELLTSYTPTGPNETVFMANFATTKIEGTCKIALKITSGKIVTLNDVLHVPEMWKNLVSTSLLVKNGFKCVFVSDKVVVSKNEMYVGKCYLTDGFFKLNLLRDIVMQIGSPDQRNQNPQVDTFFPLVEE; translated from the exons ATGGAATTCAAATTCTGGAAGCAGAAAACGTCTTTCTACCTGACCACACTCAATCTACAGCGCTTTATAAATGAGGACGTTCCAATCTTGGGAGAAGAGACTCCGGCTAATGAGCGATTTGTGGTCAGAGAGGCatggaagcattctgacttcttgTGCAAAAATGATATATTGAGTTATTTGGAAGATGGCTTGTACAACGTTTACAGTGTCATGGAAACTTCGAAAGAGTTATGGAACGCTCTTGAAAAGAAGTACAAGACGGAAGATGCTGGACTAAAGAAATTTGTTGCCGCTAAGTTCTTGGACTTTAAAATGGTTGACAATAAGTCTGCTATAACACAAGTTCAAGAATTACAAGTCATCGTTCATGACCTCCTTGCCAAAG GACAACAAGGCTGCAGAaaagaagtctcgtggaaattcaacaataatgggtgCAAGGCTTCAACgagtaaaaagagaaagaagtcgtctggaccaaagaattacccaagAAAGAAGAAGTTCAAAGGTAATTGCCACAGCTGTGGAAAGGTTGCACGCAAGGCCGCTGAATGTCGTGCACCAAAGAAGGACAAGAAGAAAAGTCAAGCAAACATGATTGAGAAGAATGACGAAATAGACGATTTATGTGAcatgctttcggaatgcaacctagtcaGAAATCCTAGAGAATGGTGGATTGATTCGGGGGCAACTCATcatgtttgtgctaacaaggagttGCTTACTTCTTATACTCCTACTGGACCCAATGAGACAGTTTTTATGGCAAATTTCGCTACTACAAAAATTGAAGGAACGTGCAAGATAGCTTTGAAGATAACTTCTGGCAAGATTGTGACTCTAAATgatgtccttcatgttcctgaAATGTGGAAGAATTTAGTCTCGACATCACTTCTAGTCAAGAATGGCTTTAAGTGTGTTTTTGTTTCCGACAAGGTTGTagttagtaagaatgaaatgtatgtaggAAAATGTTACCTTACTGATGGCTttttcaaactcaat